In Brassica rapa cultivar Chiifu-401-42 chromosome A06, CAAS_Brap_v3.01, whole genome shotgun sequence, a single window of DNA contains:
- the LOC103827557 gene encoding receptor-like kinase TMK3, protein MTRSHLFPCLLLLLSFLNFAASQDDATIMQSLKSSLNLTSDVDWSNPNPCKWDTVQCDGSSRVTRIQLKQKGIRGTLPPDLQNLSELVVLEFFSNKISGPIPDLSGLTHLQTLNLHDNLFDSTPKNLFSGMNSLQEVYLDNNPFPSWEIPETVKEATSLKNLSLINCNVTGSIPDFFGSETLPSLASLKLSRNNLYGGLPVSLAGSSLQQLYLNGQKLNGSISVLQNMTSLVEIDLQGNAFSGPIPDLSGLQSLRLFNVRENQLTGVVPPSFTGLNSLTVVNLTNNYFQGASPLFDKSVSVDVVAKTNSFCLDTPGALCDSRVETLLSIAESFGYPVKLAMSWKGNDPCGSWLGITCSGSNVTVVNLGRQELTGSISPSFAKLVSLETINLSNNKLSGSIPKKLTTLPKLRMLDVSNNDFYGGVPKFREGVNVVTTGNLNIDKDGPVSPSGGTPGTSGGGKGSGGGSDSGSGNESSKKSSSVKIIVPVVGGVVGALCLVGLGVCLYAKKRMRPAKVRSPNTNMVIHPHHSGDSDAIKLTVAASSLNNGGGGGTESSYSHSGSANSDIHVVESGNLVISIQVLRSVTNNFSEENILGRGGFGVVYKGELHDGTKIAVKRMESSVVSDKGLAEFKSEITVLTKMRHRHLVALLGYCLDGNERLLVYEYMPQGTLSQHLFHWKEEERKPLDWTRRLAISLDVARGVEYLHTLAHQSFIHRDLKPSNILLGDDMRAKVSDFGLVRLAPEGKYSIETRVAGTFGYLAPEYAVTGRVTTKVDIFSLGVILMELITGRKALDETQPEDSVHLVTWFRRVAASKERDENAFKNAIDPNIKLDEETLASVQKVWELAGHCCAREPYQRPDMSHIVNVLSSLTVQWKPTEVDPDDLYGIDYDLPLPQAVKKWQASEGLSQTGDDSGSSSSVYGSKDNTQTSIPTRPSGFADSFTSVDGR, encoded by the exons ATGACCAGATCTCATCTCTTCCCctgtctcctcctcctcctctccttCCTCAATTTCGCCGCTTCTCAAGACGACGCGACGATCATGCAATCCCTGAAATCGAGCCTAAACCTCACCTCAGACGTGGACTGGTCGAACCCCAACCCTTGCAAGTGGGACACAGTCCAATGCGACGGGAGCAGCCGCGTCACTCGGATCCAGCTCAAGCAGAAGGGAATCCGCGGCACTCTCCCTCCGGATCTCCAGAACCTCTCCGAGCTCGTCGTCCTCGAGTTCTTCTCCAACAAAATCTCCGGCCCGATCCCCGATCTCTCCGGGCTAACTCATCTACAGACTCTCAACCTCCACGACAACCTCTTCGATTCGACTCCTAAGAATCTCTTCTCCGGGATGAACTCGTTGCAAGAGGTGTATTTAGACAACAACCCTTTCCCTTCTTGGGAGATTCCGGAGACGGTTAAGGAAGCCACGTCACTCAAGAACCTTTCTTTAATTAACTGCAACGTCACGGGTTCGATTCCTGATTTCTTCGGTTCCGAGACTCTCCCGAGCCTCGCTTCTTTGAAACTATCTCGTAACAATCTGTACGGAGGTTTGCCTGTGAGTTTAGCGGGTTCGTCGTTGCAGCAGCTCTACCTCAACGGACAGAAGCTCAACGGATCAATCTCGGTGCTGCAGAACATGACGTCTCTCGTTGAGATTGATCTCCAAGGTAACGCCTTTTCAGGTCCAATCCCTGATCTCTCTGGTTTGCAGTCTCTGAGGCTGTTCAATGTTAGAGAGAATCAGCTCACTGGTGTTGTTCCACCGTCGTTTACTGGTCTCAACTCTCTTACCGTTGTGAATTTGACTAATAACTACTTCCAAGGAGCGTCTCCGTTATTCGACAAGTCTGTTAGTGTTGATGTGGTTGCGAAAACGAATAGCTTTTGTTTGGATACTCCTGGTGCTCTGTGTGATTCTCGTGTTGAGACCTTGCTGTCTATAGCTGAGTCGTTTGGTTATCCGGTGAAGTTGGCTATGAGTTGGAAAGGGAATGATCCGTGTGGTAGCTGGCTTGGGATTACTTGCTCTGGGAGTAATGTTACTGTGGTTAATCTAGGGAGGCAGGAGCTGACCGGTTCGATATCTCCGAGCTTTGCTAAGCTTGTTTCGTTGGAAACTATTAATCTTTCTAATAATAAACTTAGTGGGAGTATACCGAAGAAGCTTACCACTTTGCCTAAGCTTAGGATGCTTGATGTGTCTAACAATGACTTCTACGGTGGTGTGCCGAAGTTCAGGGAAGGTGTGAATGTTGTGACTACTGGTAACCTTAACATCGATAAGGATGGACCTGTCTCGCCGAGTGGTGGAACTCCTGGAACTTCAGGGGGAGGTAAAGGCTCTGGTGGAGGAAGTGACAGTGGCAGTGGAAACGAAAGTTCTAAGAAGTCAAGTAGTGTCAAGATCATTGTTCCTGTGGTTGGTGGTGTTGTTGGTGCATTGTGTCTTGTTGGACTGGGTGTTTGCCTCTACGCCAAGAAGAGAATGAGACCTGCTAAAGTTCGGAGCCCAAACACAAACATGGTGATTCATCCGCATCACTCTGGTGATAGCGATGCAATTAAACTCACAGTTGCAGCGTCTAGTCTCAACAATGGGGGAGGAGGAGGAACAGAGAGCTCTTACAGTCACAGCGGAAGCGCCAACAGTGACATTCACGTGGTGGAGTCTGGGAACTTGGTTATCTCCATACAGGTTTTGAGGAGTGTGACAAACAACTTCAGCGAAGAGAATATCCTCGGGAGAGGCGGTTTCGGTGTAGTTTACAAAGGTGAACTCCACGACGGAACGAAAATAGCTGTGAAGAGGATGGAGTCTTCTGTTGTGAGTGATAAGGGACTCGCTGAGTTCAAATCAGAAATCACTGTGTTGACTAAAATGCGTCACCGTCATCTCGTTGCGCTTCTTGGTTACTGTCTTGATGGTAACGAGAGACTTCTTGTCTACGAGTACATGCCGCAGGGAACTTTGAGTCAGCATCTGTTCCACTGGAAGGAAGAAGAGCGGAAACCTCTTGATTGGACTAGAAGATTGGCTATTTCCTTGGATGTAGCTAGGGGTGTGGAGTATCTACACACGCTTGCTCATCAGAGTTTCATCCATAGGGATCTTAAGCCATCAAACATCCTCCTTGGTGATGATATGCGTGCTAAAGTCTCTGACTTTGGGTTAGTCCGTTTAGCCCCTGAAGGCAAATACTCCATCGAGACTCGTGTCGCTGGGACCTTCGGTTACCTTGCTCCAGAATATGCAG TAACTGGAAGAGTGACGACCAAAGTCGACATCTTCAGTCTTGGGGTTATACTTATGGAGCTGATCACTGGACGTAAAGCTCTTGATGAGACGCAACCTGAGGACAGCGTCCATCTAGTCACATGGTTCCGTCGTGTAGCAGCAAGCAAAGAGAGAGACGAAAACGCCTTCAAAAACGCTATAGACCCAAACATCAAGCTGGACGAAGAGACCTTAGCCAGTGTTCAAAAAGTTTGGGAGCTTGCTGGTCATTGCTGTGCACGTGAGCCTTACCAAAGACCTGACATGTCTCACATTGTTAACGTTCTTTCTTCGCTCACAGTCCAATGGAAACCCACTGAGGTTGATCCTGATGACCTCTACGGTATAGACTACGATCTTCCGCTTCCGCAGGCGGTTAAGAAGTGGCAAGCTTCTGAGGGGCTTAGCCAGACGGGAGATGACTCTGGTTCTTCGTCCTCGGTTTATGGAAGTAAAGACAATACACAGACAAGTATCCCGACACGCCCGTCTGGATTTGCCGACTCGTTCACTTCTGTGGATGGACGTTGA